TCGATTTGGAAGGTCTTTTATAGCTACTCTGGCCCCGCAAGACAACAACAATTTTGCAAAAAAACTTAGTCATGGCGCCCAATGCCCTTTTTTTGAGCATAATAGCGTCTTGGAAAAGGTATTTTTCAGGTATAGTGTAGCTTCCAGATACCTAAAAGGAGTCCCCGATGAAAAAAGCCCTAGTTTTAGCGGCATTATTGTTTGCTCAAATCTCTTTTGCTGAAACCACGACGTACAAAGTGGAAGGCATGCACTGCGGTTCTTGCGCTAAATCTATCAAAGCCCATGTCTGCAAAATGGAAGGCCTTGAAAAATGTGAAGTGTCTGTAGGCAAGGTTGTGATTTCTCCTAAAGCGGGCGTTATAATCCCTCAAGAAAAAATCCAAGCTGAGATGTCTAAAGCTGGTGACTATAAAATCACCGGTTCTGAAACTTCGAAATAGTTTTTTCGCAAGCATTTGGCTACCTAACTAAAAAACTCCTCGTTCTGTTGTATATCAAATGACGAGGAGTTTAGCTTCTGTCATACTAATCACCTAATGAATGTCGAATCCACGCCCACCACTAAAGGGCACTTGCTAATTATTGATGATGAACCAGAACTGCGCGAAGTTTTGGTGGCCTTGCTTGAAGACGTCACTTCTGAAATCTCTCAAGCAGCTAACGGCATTGAGGCGATTGAACTTTTGAAGCAAAAAAAGTTTCACGCGGTTTTATCTGACGAAAAAATGCCAAAAAAATCGGGCTTAGATGTTTTGAAGTGGATGCGCGAACACGGCATTAATACTCCCTTTATTATGCACACCGGTTACGGCCAAAAAGACATCGTGCGAGAAGCGCAAAAATACGGAGCCCAAGCCTTCATCGATAAACCGTGGGACGAAAAAACTTTGATCCGCACGGTTCAGGACGCCTTGAATCGCGGTATGCAGCAGGACAAGCCGTAAGCTTTACTTGTCTGCCCCCTCACTATCCCTCAAAATAAGATTTTTCGGGCTGATAGCCCTAGAACAGGATTCGTAAATGAATAAGCTTTTTTGGCTCGACATGGAAATGACCGGACTTGATGTTGAGAAAGAAGTGATCATCGAGGTGGCGGCCATTGTCACTGATTTAAATTTTGCCGAACTTGATACTTTTGAAACAGTGGTGAAACAACCGCAGAAGTATTTGGATTCAATGGACGCCTGGAACCGTGAACACCATAAAAAATCGGGCCTGACTGCAAAAGTTCCATTTGGGATGGAGCCTGACCAAGTCGAGGCAAAACTAGTCGACATGGTGAAAAAGCATTTCCCAGATCCAAAAGACCGCCCGGTGTTAGCTGGGAATTCGATCATGCAGGACCGTCTGTTTATTGATAAGTACATGAAGGATCTTTCAAGCCGTTTGCATTATCGCATGGTGGATGTGTCTTCATGGAAAGTGATCATCAATAATAAGTTTAATTATTTCTATCAAAAGGCGAACAAGCATCGCGCGTTGGACGACATTCGCGAAAGCA
This is a stretch of genomic DNA from Bdellovibrio reynosensis. It encodes these proteins:
- a CDS encoding heavy-metal-associated domain-containing protein translates to MKKALVLAALLFAQISFAETTTYKVEGMHCGSCAKSIKAHVCKMEGLEKCEVSVGKVVISPKAGVIIPQEKIQAEMSKAGDYKITGSETSK
- the orn gene encoding oligoribonuclease, with product MNKLFWLDMEMTGLDVEKEVIIEVAAIVTDLNFAELDTFETVVKQPQKYLDSMDAWNREHHKKSGLTAKVPFGMEPDQVEAKLVDMVKKHFPDPKDRPVLAGNSIMQDRLFIDKYMKDLSSRLHYRMVDVSSWKVIINNKFNYFYQKANKHRALDDIRESIQELRHYTDKINFK
- a CDS encoding response regulator codes for the protein MNVESTPTTKGHLLIIDDEPELREVLVALLEDVTSEISQAANGIEAIELLKQKKFHAVLSDEKMPKKSGLDVLKWMREHGINTPFIMHTGYGQKDIVREAQKYGAQAFIDKPWDEKTLIRTVQDALNRGMQQDKP